The following coding sequences lie in one Synechococcus sp. PCC 7336 genomic window:
- a CDS encoding dihydrofolate reductase family protein: MKATVYIATSVDGFIARQNGSVDWLPNGGDAQGGEDYGYREFIDSVDAIVNGGKTIQRFLSEGLIQQFIITKIPILIGTGIPLFGPLPRDVRLRHLETRQFRNGLVQSKYEVLGNLA; this comes from the coding sequence ATGAAAGCTACTGTGTATATTGCAACAAGTGTTGATGGCTTCATCGCACGGCAAAATGGCAGTGTTGACTGGCTGCCCAATGGTGGAGATGCGCAGGGTGGAGAGGACTATGGGTATCGGGAATTCATAGATTCTGTAGATGCAATTGTCAACGGTGGCAAGACGATTCAAAGATTTCTTAGCGAAGGCTTGATTCAGCAATTCATCATTACAAAGATTCCGATCCTGATAGGCACTGGAATTCCGCTTTTTGGACCGCTTCCTCGCGATGTCAGATTGCGCCATCTCGAAACGCGTCAGTTTAGAAATGGTTTAGTGCAAAGCAAATATGAGGTTCTCGGAAATCTTGCCTGA
- a CDS encoding type I restriction endonuclease, translating to MVQTISANEVTLRELKQAFGLQQTQDPTFFPEWSEGHAALSEAERLLLDRVKSNFVELMEDPPMLENSVKMVVFAPLLDLAGFYRKPFRIETEASVDVEMEDEGLVIRGRIDVLVLKNRLWLLAIESKRSDFAVTRAIPQALAYMLGNPEMDRPTFGAIANGNEFLFLKATRQPTAKYANSRLFSLLNPNNELYSVLQILKCLGREIVTVDC from the coding sequence ATGGTGCAAACAATCTCGGCAAATGAAGTCACGTTACGCGAACTCAAACAAGCTTTTGGGTTACAGCAGACGCAAGATCCAACCTTTTTCCCAGAGTGGTCTGAAGGTCATGCTGCTCTGAGTGAGGCAGAACGGCTTTTGTTAGATCGCGTGAAATCGAACTTTGTGGAATTGATGGAAGATCCGCCGATGCTGGAAAACAGCGTCAAGATGGTGGTGTTCGCGCCTTTGTTGGATCTGGCTGGCTTTTATCGCAAGCCATTTCGGATTGAGACGGAGGCTAGTGTGGATGTGGAGATGGAGGATGAGGGGTTGGTTATTCGGGGGCGAATTGATGTGTTGGTGTTGAAGAATCGTTTGTGGTTGTTGGCGATCGAATCGAAGCGGAGCGATTTTGCGGTGACGCGGGCGATTCCTCAAGCGCTGGCTTACATGCTGGGAAATCCAGAGATGGATCGACCTACGTTTGGCGCGATCGCGAATGGTAATGAGTTTCTGTTTTTGAAAGCAACTCGCCAACCCACGGCTAAATATGCAAATTCTAGGTTATTTTCCCTGCTGAATCCGAATAATGAGCTCTATTCGGTGTTGCAAATCCTGAAATGTTTGGGAAGGGAGATTGTGACTGTCGATTGTTAA
- the fahA gene encoding fumarylacetoacetase, whose product MNRPLDRTHDPNLRSWVTSANQPDTNFPIQNLPFGVFHRRRSAEPSRIGVAIGDSILDLAACGKVGLLEGLPEPLQAACVAPTLNPLMALGSWASSALRDRLSELLRWDERQSPPEANILVAIAEAELLLPAHIGDYTDFYASIFHATNVGKLFRPDNPLLPNYKHMPIAYHGRASSIVPSGRPVKRPQGQRKPPDDPAPSFAPSQLLDFEIEVGCFIGAGNELGEAIAIEEAERHLFGLCLLNDWSARDIQAWEYRPLGPFLAKSFATTISPWVVTLEALAPFRCPAFSRPETDPQPLPYLCSEENASWGGIELAVEVLLRSTQMRAAGIETIPLSRASFAQMYWTVAQMLTHHTSNGCNLRSGDLLASGTISGEAEGTQGSLLEMTRRGDRAIALPSGEQRTFLEDGDEVILRGYCEKEGYARIGFGDCRGTVV is encoded by the coding sequence ATGAACCGTCCGCTCGATCGCACCCACGATCCAAACCTGCGCAGTTGGGTGACCTCGGCCAATCAGCCCGACACCAATTTCCCCATTCAGAACTTGCCGTTTGGGGTTTTTCACAGGCGTAGGAGCGCTGAACCCTCGCGGATTGGGGTGGCGATCGGCGACTCCATTCTGGACTTGGCTGCTTGTGGGAAGGTGGGGCTGCTTGAGGGGTTGCCCGAGCCATTGCAGGCTGCTTGTGTCGCACCGACGTTGAATCCTTTGATGGCGTTGGGGAGTTGGGCCTCGTCAGCTTTGCGCGATCGACTGAGCGAGCTGCTGCGCTGGGACGAACGGCAGTCTCCTCCAGAAGCGAACATTCTCGTGGCGATCGCTGAAGCGGAACTGTTACTGCCCGCCCACATCGGCGACTACACAGACTTCTACGCCTCCATTTTCCACGCCACAAACGTTGGCAAACTCTTCCGCCCCGACAATCCACTCCTGCCCAATTACAAACACATGCCGATCGCCTATCACGGGCGAGCCTCCTCCATTGTCCCCAGCGGCAGACCCGTCAAGCGCCCCCAGGGCCAGCGGAAACCTCCCGACGATCCCGCGCCTAGTTTCGCACCGTCTCAACTGTTGGACTTCGAGATAGAAGTGGGATGTTTCATTGGGGCTGGCAACGAATTGGGAGAGGCGATCGCGATTGAGGAGGCCGAGCGACATCTCTTCGGCCTTTGCCTGCTCAATGACTGGTCGGCACGAGATATCCAAGCCTGGGAATATCGCCCCCTCGGTCCCTTTCTCGCCAAAAGCTTTGCAACGACAATCTCCCCTTGGGTGGTGACTTTAGAAGCACTGGCTCCCTTCCGCTGTCCGGCCTTTTCTCGCCCCGAGACAGATCCGCAGCCACTGCCCTACCTCTGCTCGGAAGAGAATGCCAGTTGGGGAGGGATCGAGCTCGCCGTTGAGGTGCTGCTCCGTTCGACCCAGATGCGAGCCGCAGGAATCGAAACCATACCATTGAGCCGCGCCTCATTTGCCCAGATGTATTGGACCGTCGCCCAGATGCTGACCCACCACACCAGCAACGGCTGCAATCTGCGCTCGGGGGACCTGCTCGCCAGCGGTACCATTTCCGGCGAGGCTGAAGGGACGCAAGGGTCGCTGCTGGAGATGACTCGACGGGGCGATCGGGCGATCGCGCTGCCTTCAGGCGAGCAGCGCACCTTTCTCGAAGATGGCGACGAGGTCATTTTGCGCGGATATTGCGAGAAAGAAGGCTATGCCCGCATAGGGTTTGGAGACTGCCGGGGTACGGTTGTTTAA
- a CDS encoding alpha/beta hydrolase, with translation MIVVVSNREVNENLNNENVFGDLINPKGVNELRLATARFETVGRRWFVDLKLETDADPKPSEQLFNQIVQETREKNISPHWVVFIHGFNQSFRDILDWSLDLETNYEVNVLAFAWPSNQGGFILNEYRSARRAARASDTALDRVFELLDMYIGGQSESDRVRCPVRLNLLFHSLGNFLAESLLRSPLNEGETSIFDNVIFHQADVDSRSHAEWIDKAAGMRTYVTLNNDDRILRKSDIINPTRLGQRLRRRRGNEPIYVDFSDGLGVGDTHNLLRDTRSNGVIQSFWKRVLTGRSGEVIEGLKFDLGSQTYRLETLDLD, from the coding sequence ATGATTGTAGTCGTATCCAATCGTGAAGTTAACGAAAACCTTAATAATGAAAATGTTTTTGGAGACCTCATCAACCCTAAAGGTGTTAATGAGCTGAGACTCGCAACCGCGCGCTTTGAGACAGTAGGTCGGCGCTGGTTTGTCGATCTAAAACTCGAAACTGATGCCGATCCAAAACCTAGCGAACAGTTATTCAACCAGATAGTACAAGAGACAAGAGAGAAAAATATATCGCCCCATTGGGTGGTCTTCATTCATGGTTTTAATCAGAGCTTCAGAGATATATTGGACTGGAGTCTCGATCTAGAAACAAACTATGAAGTAAATGTATTGGCATTTGCTTGGCCGTCCAACCAAGGGGGGTTCATACTGAATGAATATCGCTCGGCTAGACGTGCTGCTCGGGCATCAGATACAGCCCTCGATAGAGTGTTCGAACTGCTCGATATGTATATTGGCGGACAATCCGAGTCAGATAGAGTTCGCTGTCCGGTCAGACTGAACTTGTTATTTCATAGTTTAGGAAATTTTCTGGCGGAGAGTCTACTGCGATCTCCACTGAATGAGGGAGAAACTAGCATTTTTGATAATGTCATCTTTCACCAGGCAGATGTCGATAGTCGATCGCATGCTGAATGGATCGATAAGGCCGCAGGCATGCGCACGTACGTCACGCTCAATAATGACGATCGAATTTTGCGAAAGTCTGACATCATCAATCCCACCCGCTTAGGTCAACGGTTGCGAAGGAGACGGGGCAACGAGCCCATCTATGTCGATTTTTCCGATGGGCTGGGAGTTGGAGACACTCACAATCTCTTGCGGGATACTCGCTCTAATGGAGTGATTCAATCCTTTTGGAAGCGGGTTTTAACGGGTCGCTCTGGCGAAGTTATCGAGGGTTTAAAGTTCGATCTCGGCTCCCAGACCTATCGGCTCGAAACGTTAGATTTGGACTAG
- a CDS encoding TRAP transporter substrate-binding protein, whose amino-acid sequence MKRRSLIRTGVLTAGTAAALAACGSQSTSTSSGPAIQTDTAPNIKWRMASSYTPSLDTVYGGSEFFIERVKQLTDGRFEMTLYAAGEIVPGLEVLDAVQQGTVHAGHTNSYYYRGKNAALAFDTAVPFGFSYRQQNAWLYEGGGLELVNELLSDFNIISFPGGNTGTQMGGWWNKEVNSAADLQGINMRIPGLGGVVMERLGVNVQNLAGGEIFQALQLGTIDAAEFVGPYDDEKLGLDKAARIYYYPGWWEPASQYSFYFNIDEWNKLPDTYQYALESAAAETHANIMARYDARNPGAIASLLDRGVELKRFSNNLMAASRRAAFEVYEELAADDATYNKVYSAWKEFRENSNRWFAASELGYTDFAFSEDS is encoded by the coding sequence ATGAAACGCAGGTCTTTAATTCGCACAGGAGTATTGACCGCAGGGACCGCAGCCGCACTCGCTGCCTGTGGGAGCCAGTCCACCAGTACCAGTTCTGGGCCAGCAATACAGACGGACACTGCTCCAAATATCAAGTGGCGTATGGCCTCTAGCTATACCCCGAGTTTAGACACGGTCTACGGCGGCAGTGAATTTTTTATAGAGCGGGTCAAACAGCTAACAGACGGTCGCTTTGAAATGACGTTATATGCAGCCGGAGAGATTGTGCCCGGTCTGGAGGTTTTAGATGCCGTGCAGCAAGGAACCGTCCATGCCGGACATACCAATTCCTATTACTATCGCGGCAAGAATGCAGCACTAGCCTTCGATACAGCCGTTCCATTCGGGTTTAGCTATCGCCAGCAAAATGCTTGGCTCTATGAAGGGGGCGGATTAGAACTCGTGAACGAATTACTGTCTGATTTCAACATCATTAGTTTTCCCGGTGGCAATACCGGTACCCAAATGGGGGGATGGTGGAATAAAGAAGTCAATAGTGCTGCCGACCTGCAAGGAATCAACATGCGCATCCCCGGACTGGGGGGGGTTGTGATGGAACGCCTCGGCGTGAACGTCCAAAACTTGGCGGGTGGAGAGATTTTTCAGGCTTTACAGTTGGGCACCATTGATGCGGCTGAATTTGTGGGGCCTTATGACGATGAAAAGCTAGGGTTAGACAAAGCTGCTCGCATTTATTACTATCCCGGCTGGTGGGAGCCTGCTTCTCAATATTCCTTCTACTTCAACATCGATGAATGGAATAAGTTGCCAGATACGTACCAGTACGCTCTAGAGAGTGCAGCTGCAGAAACCCACGCCAACATCATGGCTCGTTACGATGCGAGAAATCCCGGCGCGATCGCGAGCTTGCTCGATCGAGGTGTAGAGTTAAAGCGGTTCTCGAATAATCTGATGGCGGCTAGCCGTAGGGCAGCCTTTGAAGTCTATGAAGAGCTGGCTGCTGATGATGCCACTTACAACAAGGTTTATAGCGCTTGGAAGGAGTTTCGAGAAAATTCGAACCGTTGGTTTGCTGCCTCCGAGCTGGGCTACACCGACTTTGCCTTTAGCGAAGACAGCTAA
- a CDS encoding TRAP transporter small permease subunit has translation MQFLLKLSRWIDRLSEAMGWLTLGLTLVMVLVGSYNAIARYLGRFLQVNLSSNLYIEAQWYLFSLIFLLGASYVLEQNAHVRVDILYNRLSPKGKVWVNLIGSIFLLLPLCFVILGYSLPSVINSWQIWEQSSDPSGLPRYPIKSVIIVAFVFLALQGCSEIIKNIAILLGTETQESEVSQ, from the coding sequence ATGCAGTTTTTGCTAAAGCTATCTCGCTGGATCGATCGATTGAGCGAGGCGATGGGATGGCTCACCTTAGGACTCACGCTAGTCATGGTATTGGTTGGCTCCTATAACGCTATTGCCCGCTATCTGGGCCGATTTCTCCAAGTCAACTTGAGTTCCAACTTGTATATTGAAGCGCAGTGGTACTTGTTTAGCCTGATTTTTTTGCTGGGTGCTAGTTACGTACTCGAGCAAAATGCCCACGTACGGGTGGATATTCTCTACAATCGTTTATCTCCAAAGGGTAAAGTCTGGGTGAATTTAATAGGGTCAATCTTTCTGTTACTGCCACTTTGTTTTGTCATTCTGGGCTACTCACTGCCATCGGTGATTAATTCCTGGCAGATTTGGGAGCAATCTTCCGACCCAAGCGGGTTACCCCGCTATCCAATTAAGTCAGTCATTATTGTGGCTTTTGTGTTTTTGGCCTTGCAGGGTTGCTCGGAAATCATCAAAAACATTGCCATCCTCCTCGGCACAGAAACCCAAGAATCCGAGGTATCTCAGTGA
- a CDS encoding Lrp/AsnC family transcriptional regulator, with protein sequence MPENAVQLSPTLRNSEFLRQLDRKDRQILHLLQESGRLSRAELARQVNLSAPGLQKRLNKLEGNGCIDRYVALVNREALGLDVLCFAQVTLARHQPQCVAQFCDRVRELPEVLECHHLSGEFDYLLKVVVANHRHLAQFLSVQIAQIPGVDRIRTSIVLDEIKVSTSLPLDSI encoded by the coding sequence GTGCCCGAGAACGCTGTTCAACTTTCACCGACGCTGAGAAACTCAGAGTTCCTCAGGCAGCTAGACCGTAAGGACCGACAGATCCTTCATTTGCTGCAGGAGAGCGGTCGGCTGAGTCGTGCTGAATTGGCTCGTCAGGTCAATCTTTCCGCTCCTGGCTTGCAGAAACGCTTGAACAAGCTAGAGGGCAATGGTTGCATCGATCGCTACGTTGCCCTCGTCAATCGCGAGGCGTTGGGGCTGGATGTGTTGTGTTTTGCCCAGGTGACTCTGGCTCGCCACCAACCGCAATGCGTAGCTCAGTTTTGCGATCGCGTTCGGGAGCTGCCTGAAGTTTTAGAGTGCCACCACCTCAGCGGCGAATTCGATTACCTGTTGAAAGTGGTGGTGGCCAATCACCGGCATCTGGCCCAATTCTTGTCTGTACAGATCGCCCAAATTCCAGGCGTGGACCGAATTCGCACCAGCATCGTCCTCGACGAAATCAAAGTATCCACCTCTTTGCCATTGGACTCGATCTGA
- a CDS encoding homogentisate 1,2-dioxygenase has translation MYYYQLGQVPHKRHTQFRQPDGSLYHEELIGTHGFSGAKSLLYHLHPPTQLHAIVMEPPKAIAYEATAPLRPRHLRTGKVARGGDAIAARTLLMDNENVAISVACPTQPMPYWYRYACGDEAIFIHNGSGVLESQFGTLRYRAGDYVVIPTGVLWRILPDAGIEQRMLVLEANGHIQPPERYLNSEGQFLEQAPYCERDIRPPEELVAHDEAGEFEVRVKARGCTTRYLYRHHPLDAIGWDGHLWPFAFNIEDFEPITGRVHQPPPVHQTFAGPGFVVCSFVPRLFDYHPQAIPAPYHHSNVDSDEVLYYVEGEFMSRKGIERASMTFHPGGIPHGPHPGTYEGSIGKDRTDELAVMIDSFRPLKLTAIAAEFEDKDYPYSWTTALTGGTRS, from the coding sequence ATGTACTACTACCAGTTGGGGCAAGTGCCCCACAAGCGCCACACCCAATTTCGCCAGCCAGACGGTTCTCTCTACCACGAAGAGCTGATCGGCACCCACGGCTTCTCGGGGGCGAAATCGCTACTCTACCACCTGCACCCGCCCACCCAGTTGCACGCAATTGTGATGGAACCCCCCAAAGCGATCGCCTACGAAGCAACCGCTCCCTTGCGTCCCCGCCACTTGAGGACTGGGAAAGTGGCTCGGGGGGGAGATGCGATCGCCGCTCGAACCTTACTGATGGATAACGAGAATGTTGCCATCTCGGTGGCTTGTCCGACGCAACCCATGCCCTATTGGTACCGCTATGCCTGCGGCGACGAGGCGATCTTCATCCACAATGGCAGCGGCGTTCTAGAAAGTCAGTTCGGCACCCTTCGCTATCGTGCGGGGGATTATGTCGTGATTCCGACGGGGGTCTTGTGGCGCATCCTGCCCGATGCAGGCATCGAGCAGCGCATGCTGGTGCTAGAAGCCAACGGGCACATCCAACCGCCAGAGCGCTACCTCAATTCTGAGGGCCAGTTTCTCGAACAGGCCCCCTACTGCGAGCGAGATATCCGCCCGCCAGAGGAGTTGGTCGCCCACGACGAAGCCGGAGAGTTCGAGGTGCGGGTCAAAGCCAGAGGATGTACGACGCGATATCTTTACCGCCACCATCCTTTAGACGCGATCGGTTGGGACGGGCATCTCTGGCCGTTTGCCTTCAATATTGAAGACTTCGAACCCATTACGGGCCGAGTTCACCAGCCACCGCCAGTCCACCAAACTTTTGCCGGTCCGGGCTTTGTGGTTTGCTCGTTCGTGCCGCGCCTGTTCGACTACCATCCCCAGGCCATTCCAGCCCCCTACCACCATTCCAATGTCGATTCAGACGAAGTGCTTTACTACGTGGAGGGAGAATTTATGTCTCGCAAAGGCATCGAACGGGCCTCCATGACCTTCCACCCCGGCGGCATCCCCCACGGTCCGCATCCGGGCACCTACGAGGGGTCGATTGGAAAAGACCGAACGGACGAACTGGCGGTCATGATCGACAGCTTTCGACCGCTGAAACTGACGGCGATCGCCGCTGAATTCGAAGACAAAGACTATCCCTATAGCTGGACCACTGCACTCACTGGAGGAACGCGATCGTGA
- a CDS encoding ABA4-like family protein, producing the protein MPWPEISISQLFDASNLFVLPFWTLMIFLPNWKITRKIMGSYLPFVALAGLYLYLLVGSITPESAKALANPNVTTIAQFFADERAAATGWVHFVVMDLFVGRWVYLEGQRTGTWTIHSIALCLFAGPLGLLSHILTQWGRTAWQRRNGAVVEETAGVET; encoded by the coding sequence ATGCCTTGGCCCGAAATCTCAATTTCTCAACTATTCGATGCCTCCAACCTATTCGTCCTACCCTTCTGGACATTGATGATTTTTCTACCCAACTGGAAAATCACCCGTAAAATCATGGGATCGTATCTCCCCTTTGTTGCGCTGGCAGGACTCTACCTGTACTTACTCGTCGGCAGCATTACCCCCGAGAGCGCCAAAGCATTGGCCAATCCCAATGTCACGACGATCGCTCAGTTCTTCGCAGACGAACGCGCAGCCGCCACCGGCTGGGTTCACTTTGTCGTGATGGATTTATTCGTCGGTCGGTGGGTGTACCTAGAAGGTCAGCGCACGGGCACTTGGACGATACACTCCATTGCCCTCTGCCTGTTTGCCGGTCCTCTCGGCCTCCTCTCCCACATCCTCACCCAATGGGGACGGACCGCATGGCAACGACGCAATGGAGCAGTTGTCGAAGAAACCGCTGGTGTAGAAACGTAA
- a CDS encoding IS5 family transposase, giving the protein MTRQSYDTDLTPAQCELLAPLLPPAKPGGRPRSVNVFEVVNAIFYLLRAGCAWRLLPHDFPAWQTVYHYFRQWEADGTWEALNHALRQQLRETVGRNPSPSAACLDSQSVKTAGAAQETGFDGGKKVKGRKRTILVDTMGLLLGAKVHSARRSDHDGLTLLGIWFASMWSCLQLIWTDKTFGGKSFVAWVEQAFGWTIEVVQRPAEQKGFQLLPRRWVVERTFAWFGRYRRLSKDYEYLPTTSETMLYAAMVNLMLRRLA; this is encoded by the coding sequence ATGACACGCCAATCCTACGACACCGATCTAACCCCTGCCCAGTGCGAGCTTCTAGCTCCGCTATTACCGCCAGCTAAGCCAGGCGGTCGTCCCCGCAGCGTCAACGTTTTCGAAGTGGTCAATGCCATCTTCTATCTGTTGAGAGCCGGATGTGCCTGGCGTCTGCTGCCCCACGACTTCCCCGCTTGGCAAACGGTCTACCATTACTTCCGTCAGTGGGAAGCCGATGGCACCTGGGAAGCTCTCAACCATGCTCTGCGCCAGCAACTGAGAGAAACGGTGGGGCGCAATCCTTCTCCCTCGGCAGCCTGCCTGGATTCCCAATCGGTCAAAACAGCTGGTGCCGCTCAAGAAACAGGCTTTGATGGAGGCAAAAAAGTTAAAGGTCGCAAGCGCACTATCCTGGTTGATACGATGGGTCTACTGCTGGGTGCCAAGGTCCACAGTGCCCGACGCTCCGACCATGACGGCCTCACCTTGCTGGGGATTTGGTTTGCCAGTATGTGGAGTTGCTTGCAATTGATTTGGACCGATAAAACCTTTGGTGGCAAATCTTTTGTGGCTTGGGTTGAGCAAGCGTTTGGCTGGACTATTGAAGTCGTACAACGGCCTGCTGAGCAAAAAGGGTTCCAGCTTTTACCTCGGCGATGGGTGGTTGAGCGCACCTTTGCCTGGTTTGGTCGATACCGTCGCTTGAGCAAGGACTACGAATATTTGCCCACTACGAGTGAGACGATGCTTTACGCTGCTATGGTCAATCTCATGCTTCGTAGGCTGGCTTGA
- the hppD gene encoding 4-hydroxyphenylpyruvate dioxygenase: MHDFCPMLGFDHLEFYVGNARQAALYYSTGFGFVNTAYRGLETGDRKVSSYVMEQGKIRFVLTTALSSDHPIARSVLAHGDGIAVMALAVPDAERAYQQAIGRGAVGAIPPTAESDAGGTLHYAAIRAYGDVVLKFVDRTQYRGVFAPHFQPRQRSNNNGVGFTHIDHVVGNVEVGAMDRWAQFLADSLGFELLVHFDEQTISTEYSALRSKVMQDRSGRIKLPINEPAAGLHKSQIQEYLDYNNGPGIQHVACATGDIIATVSHLRNSGIKFLDIPPAYYEDLQARVGPIDEPIEKLAELGILADRDKGGYLLQIFTQPVEDRPTLFFEAIERHGAQGFGEGNFKALFEAIEREQARRGNL, encoded by the coding sequence ATGCACGACTTTTGCCCCATGCTCGGATTTGACCATCTCGAATTTTATGTGGGGAATGCCCGACAGGCGGCGCTCTATTATTCGACAGGCTTTGGGTTTGTCAATACGGCTTATAGAGGGCTGGAAACGGGCGATCGCAAAGTGTCTTCCTACGTCATGGAGCAGGGAAAAATCCGCTTCGTCCTGACAACGGCCCTCAGCTCGGACCATCCGATTGCACGCAGCGTGCTAGCCCACGGCGATGGCATCGCCGTCATGGCCCTAGCGGTGCCGGATGCAGAGCGAGCCTACCAACAGGCGATCGGCCGAGGGGCAGTGGGAGCTATTCCGCCCACTGCTGAGTCGGATGCAGGGGGAACCCTACATTACGCTGCCATCCGCGCCTATGGGGACGTTGTGCTGAAGTTTGTCGATCGCACCCAATACAGGGGAGTCTTTGCGCCCCACTTTCAGCCTCGACAGAGGTCTAATAACAATGGTGTCGGCTTTACCCACATCGACCACGTCGTCGGAAATGTCGAGGTGGGCGCAATGGATCGATGGGCACAATTCTTGGCCGACAGCTTGGGCTTCGAGCTGTTGGTGCATTTCGACGAACAAACCATCTCGACGGAATACTCGGCGCTGCGGTCTAAGGTGATGCAGGATCGGTCGGGCCGGATCAAGTTGCCTATTAACGAACCCGCAGCAGGACTGCACAAGTCTCAAATTCAAGAGTATTTGGATTACAACAACGGTCCCGGCATTCAACACGTTGCCTGTGCCACAGGCGACATCATCGCCACCGTTTCCCACTTGCGCAACTCTGGCATAAAGTTTCTGGATATCCCGCCCGCCTACTACGAAGATTTGCAGGCACGGGTTGGCCCGATTGACGAGCCGATCGAGAAGTTGGCAGAGCTGGGCATTCTAGCAGACCGCGATAAAGGCGGCTACCTGCTGCAGATTTTCACCCAGCCTGTAGAAGACCGACCGACGTTGTTTTTCGAAGCGATCGAACGGCACGGCGCGCAGGGGTTTGGCGAAGGCAACTTCAAAGCGTTGTTTGAAGCGATCGAGCGCGAGCAAGCACGCCGGGGAAATCTCTAG
- the glcD gene encoding glycolate oxidase subunit GlcD gives MTVRSGTRDWPKILKQFEAATSTKQVIARKEELLVYECDGLTSYRQRPAAVVLPRTTAEVAAVVKVCDRHNVPFVARGSGTGLSGGALPVEDSVLICTAWMRQILEIDLDNQRIVVQPGTINNWVTQAVSGDGFYYAPDPSSQSICSIGGNVAENSGGVHCLKYGVTTNHVLGLKLVLPNGDIVDVGGSVAEMPGYDLTGLFVGSEGTLGIATEITLRILKQPESVRVLLADFNSVEAAGATVSDITSAGIIPGGMEMMDNFSINAVEDVVKTDCYPRDAAAILLVELDGLAVEVEANSDRVVAICRKNGARSTISATDPEERLRLWKGRKAAFAAMGKLSPDYYVQDGVIPRTKLSQVLREIEALSQKYGYPVANVFHAGDGNLHPLILYNNAEPGALATVEELGGDILKLCVAIGGSISGEHGIGADKRCYMPEMFSPADLETMQWVRSAFNPKGLANPEKIFPTPRTCGESAKAYKVENLQVGGMELF, from the coding sequence ATGACTGTCCGCAGTGGCACCCGCGACTGGCCCAAAATTCTCAAACAATTTGAAGCAGCAACCAGCACTAAACAGGTCATTGCCCGCAAAGAAGAACTGCTGGTGTACGAATGCGACGGCTTAACCAGCTATCGCCAACGACCCGCCGCCGTCGTGCTGCCCAGAACGACTGCAGAAGTAGCAGCCGTCGTCAAAGTGTGCGATCGCCACAACGTCCCCTTCGTCGCTCGCGGTTCCGGCACCGGTCTCTCGGGGGGAGCACTCCCTGTCGAAGACAGCGTCCTCATTTGCACGGCCTGGATGCGCCAAATTCTCGAGATCGATTTGGACAACCAGCGAATCGTCGTCCAACCGGGAACAATTAATAATTGGGTTACCCAAGCCGTCAGCGGCGATGGCTTTTATTACGCCCCCGATCCCTCCAGCCAAAGTATCTGCTCCATCGGCGGCAATGTTGCCGAAAACTCCGGTGGAGTTCACTGCCTCAAATACGGCGTCACCACCAACCACGTCTTGGGCCTCAAACTGGTGTTGCCCAACGGCGACATCGTGGATGTGGGCGGCAGTGTGGCAGAAATGCCCGGTTACGACCTGACCGGACTGTTTGTCGGCTCTGAAGGTACGTTGGGCATCGCCACCGAAATTACGCTGCGCATTCTCAAGCAACCAGAATCTGTGCGCGTGCTATTGGCCGATTTTAATAGCGTCGAAGCGGCTGGGGCCACTGTATCGGACATCACAAGCGCGGGCATTATTCCTGGCGGCATGGAGATGATGGATAACTTCAGCATCAATGCGGTGGAAGATGTGGTGAAGACGGACTGCTATCCCCGCGATGCTGCTGCTATCTTGCTGGTGGAACTGGATGGTTTGGCGGTGGAGGTGGAGGCGAATAGCGATCGCGTGGTTGCCATTTGTCGTAAAAATGGAGCTCGCAGCACGATCTCTGCCACCGACCCGGAAGAGCGGCTGCGGTTGTGGAAGGGTCGCAAGGCGGCGTTTGCGGCGATGGGAAAACTGAGTCCCGACTATTACGTGCAAGATGGCGTCATCCCCCGCACAAAGCTGTCGCAAGTATTGCGGGAAATCGAGGCCCTGAGCCAAAAGTACGGCTATCCGGTCGCCAATGTCTTCCACGCTGGAGATGGCAATCTACACCCACTGATTCTCTATAACAATGCCGAACCCGGAGCGCTGGCAACGGTGGAGGAGTTGGGGGGCGATATTCTCAAGCTGTGCGTTGCCATTGGAGGCAGCATTTCTGGAGAACACGGGATCGGGGCTGATAAGCGCTGCTATATGCCCGAGATGTTTAGTCCTGCCGATCTCGAAACAATGCAATGGGTACGCAGTGCCTTCAATCCGAAGGGGTTAGCCAATCCCGAGAAGATCTTTCCGACACCGCGCACCTGCGGGGAAAGTGCAAAGGCTTATAAGGTTGAGAATCTGCAAGTTGGCGGGATGGAATTGTTTTAG